A region of Pseudomonas putida DNA encodes the following proteins:
- a CDS encoding JAB domain-containing protein: MNTPLTLVEPLDPALTQRAHEDALINEALQLLDQRYFQRGEVLITPADAASYLKLRLAPYHHEVFALLYLDSQHRVLDFEVLFFGSIDGASVYPREVVVKALAHNAAAVILSHNHPSGCPEPSGADRVLTARLIEILALVEVRVLDHIIVGEGQPLSLAEYGWI; this comes from the coding sequence ATGAACACGCCATTGACCTTGGTCGAGCCCCTCGATCCGGCACTGACCCAGCGCGCCCACGAAGATGCGTTGATCAACGAAGCCCTGCAGCTGCTGGACCAACGCTATTTCCAGCGCGGCGAAGTACTCATCACGCCGGCCGACGCCGCGTCTTACCTGAAACTGCGCCTGGCGCCTTATCACCACGAGGTGTTTGCCCTGCTGTACCTCGATTCACAGCACCGCGTGCTGGACTTCGAGGTGTTGTTTTTTGGCAGCATCGATGGGGCTTCGGTGTACCCCCGTGAAGTGGTGGTCAAGGCACTGGCGCACAACGCCGCCGCGGTCATCCTCAGCCACAACCACCCTTCGGGCTGCCCTGAACCCAGCGGCGCCGACCGCGTGCTGACGGCGCGCCTGATCGAAATCTTGGCGCTGGTCGAGGTCCGCGTTCTGGACCACATCATCGTCGGTGAAGGTCAGCCCCTCTCCCTGGCCGAATACGGCTGGATCTAA
- a CDS encoding STY4534 family ICE replication protein — translation MTTASNSAPTTYFNLHTQGIGYLNRVREVPVRRGQAFMACDIAALHGASDDVEYTRFDCKVASGEADRLIREHLEDVRAERKVLIAFRIGDLWVDPFLYEKGERKGQPGASLKGRLIFIEWIKVDGHFSYRAPARTDAASDAMEPAEADRDKADIDGDSDQRLPTPTAARNSTAATQSA, via the coding sequence ATGACCACTGCAAGCAATAGCGCCCCCACCACCTACTTCAACCTGCACACCCAAGGCATCGGTTACCTGAACCGGGTCCGCGAAGTCCCGGTTCGCCGTGGCCAAGCGTTCATGGCCTGTGACATCGCCGCCTTGCACGGTGCCTCGGACGACGTCGAGTACACCCGCTTCGACTGCAAGGTCGCCAGCGGGGAAGCCGACCGGCTGATCCGTGAACACCTCGAAGACGTTCGCGCTGAACGCAAGGTCCTCATCGCGTTTCGCATCGGCGACCTCTGGGTAGATCCCTTCCTGTACGAGAAAGGCGAACGCAAGGGGCAACCCGGCGCCAGCCTCAAGGGCCGTCTGATCTTCATCGAGTGGATCAAGGTCGATGGCCATTTCAGCTACCGTGCGCCCGCCCGCACCGACGCTGCCTCTGACGCGATGGAGCCAGCGGAGGCCGATAGAGATAAGGCAGACATTGACGGTGACTCCGATCAGCGCCTGCCAACTCCGACCGCCGCCCGTAACTCCACTGCAGCAACTCAATCTGCCTGA